The DNA region TAAAAAGCTGGGCTGAAAATCATTATAAGATTCTCTTGCTGTGCGCCTCAAAAACCAGAGCCACCCATATGGTGGAATTATTAAAAGAACAAGATATTAAAGCTTATACCCTTTATAACACTGAAATGGGTCTTACAAGTGGTTCTGTTGCTGTGTCCTATGGTTCCATGCATAAAGGCTTTGAATACCCTCATATTCAGCTTGTGGTGCTAACGGAAACCGAATTGGTAGGAAAAAAACAACACAAACGACCTAAGAAGTTCAAAGGCGGAAAAAAACTAAGTCATTTTAATGAATTAAAACAAGGGGACTATGTGGTACATGAGAATCATGGTGTCGGCGTTTTCAAAGGGATAGAAAAAATTGAAGTAGATGGTATCGGAAAAGATTTCATTAAGATTTCTTATAAAGATGATGGCAATCTATATATTGCCACAACACAGTTGGATGCTATTCAAAAATACATTGGTGCAGAAGGTAAAAAGCCTAAGTTGAATAAGCTTGGTACCGGTGAATGGAAAGCGACAAAGGAAAGGGTCAAAGGTGCCGTAGAAGAGATTGCCAAAGATCTCGTAGCCCTATATGCGAAAAGGGAAATGGCAAAAGGCTATCGGTATGATAAGGACACAGTATGGCAAAATGAATTTGAAGAGATGTTTCCATATGAGGAAACAGATGATCAGCTTACGGCTATTGAAGACACAAAAAGGGATATGGAGAGTTCTAGAATTATGGATCGCCTAATTTGTGGTGATGTCGGTTATGGTAAAACTGAGGTGGCCATTAGAGCTGCTTTTAAAGCGATACAAGAAAATAAGCAAGTTGCCTATTTGGTGCCCACCACTATTTTGGCACAACAGCAATATAATAATTTCGTACAAAGAATGAAAGATTTTCCGGTTAAAGTGGAAATGCTTTCCAGATTTAGAACCGCAAAAGAACAGAAAAAAATCATTGAGGGACTTAGACGAGGTTTAATTGATGTGGTTATCGGTACCCATAGACTTGTTTCCAAGGATGTCGTTTTTAAAGATTTGGGGTTGTTGATTGTAGATGAGGAACAGCGTTTCGGTGTTAAACATAAAGAAGCAATCAAATCCATGAAAGAGACGGTAGACGTACTAACACTGACAGCAACACCCATCCCTAGAACCCTTCATATGAGTTTGATTGGCATCAGAGATATGAGCGTTCTTGAAGATCCACCGGAAGAACGTCACCCTATTCAAACCTATGTTTTGGAACATAATGAAGCCCTTATAAAGGATGCTATATATAGAGAATTGGCTAGAGGCGGGCAGGTTTATTATGTCTATAATCGGGTAAAAGAGATTGACGAAGTTGCCAATCAGATAGCCAAGGAGGTCCCTGAAGCCAGTGTGGCTTATGCCCATGGACAAATGAGTGAAAGAGAACTTGAAAATATCATGTTTGATTTTATTAATGGCAACATCGATGTCTTAGTGGCCACCACCATTATTGAAACAGGACTTGATATATCAAACGTTAATACTATGATTATACATAATGCAGATCGAATGGGCTTATCTCAGCTTTATCAGCTAAGAGGGAGGGTCGGAAGGTCCAATCGCGTGGCTTATGCGTATCTCATGTACAAACGAGATAAAGTGCTTAAGGAAATAGCAGAAAAAAGACTGGAAGCCATACGTGAGTTTACTGAATTCGGTGCCGGTTTCAAGATTGCCATGCGAGATTTGGAAATAAGAGGGGCAGGAAACCTGCTTGGCGCTAAACAACATGGTCATATGGATGCTGTAGGGTACGATCTTTACTGTAAACTTTTAGAAAAAGAAGTCCGAAAACTAAAAAATGACCTAGATACCGAAGAAAGTTTTGAGACGCTTATAGATATCAATGTGGACGCCTATATACCTGTCACTTATATCAAGGACGAGGTTAGGAAAATAGAAGCCTATAAAAAAATTGCAACCATAGAATCGGAAGCAGACTACCTCGATATACAAGATGAACTCATGGACCGTTTTGGTGAATTGCCGAAGCCGGTTATGAATTTACTGGAGATTGGCTATATCAAGGGATTGGCTCATGATATTGGAATTTTGGCGATTATGGATAAAGGCGACACATGTGTCTTTGAGATTAAAAAAGATGCAAAAATTAATCCGTCAGGTATACCGGATTTGATTAAGTCTTATGGGCGCTCATTAAAATTTGCCATAGTAGACCAACCCTATTTTGAACTTAAGATGCCGGGAGAAGGTAAAAAGGAAGTTTTCAGACATATTAAGACTTTGTTACAAGCTCTAAAGGGTTTGAAGGTTTAACTCTAGTAGCATATAATCCTGTCTTTGACAGTTGTGAAACAGAAAAAGCTTGAAATCCCTTATAAATAGGGGCTTCAAGCTTTTTATATGTCATTAATTTTTGCGTACTTTTTTTTTACTTTTTAGTCTTTTTGTATATATTTTTCATTTCTTTGTCGCTGACAATCTGATAGTCTGTTCTAAATCCATAGGTATCATGTAGTGCATCTGTAAAATCAGTACGTGTATAGGTCGGAATAAAACCCTGTCCAGGAACGCAATAGAAGTTCATATCCTTTAACTGGCCGACGATTTCGTTCGTTGTAAACTGGTTGTCTAGGTCTTTCTCCAGATATCTATATAAAACAAGTGCTAGAAAACAGGTTGTAAAATGCGCTTTTATACGGTCGTCTCTTTGAAGATAAACAGGCCTTGCTTTAAACTCGCTCTTCATAATTCTAAAACATTCTTCAACTTCCCAACGTCGGTGGTTAATTCTAGCTATTTCAGAAGCATCTTCGTCAAGGTTAGTACATACTGCATAGAAGCCGTCATAGATACTTTCCTCAGCAACAGTATTTGAATTAAGATGGTAAAGTGTCTCTTCTGCAACTTCACCATCACTTGTAACATTGGTGGAAGCGATAAATCGTTTATAATCATTTTGTCTTTTCTTACCTATACTTTTTGGGTTAGTGCTAATGAGTTTTGTGGCACGTTCAAGTTGTTTGTTTCTGATCTGACGTTGATAATAACGGTATTTAAGAGAAAAGGTGACAATCAGTTTTTGCTCAAGATCATTCTCTTTAATCCATCTCTCTTTATAAAAGGTCATATTCTTATATTGCTCACAAAGACTTTCATTTTCATCAAACAGGTTTAAATCAAAGGTTTCTTTGGAATCATTGTGCCTCCATCCAGTTGGTTCTAAAGCCCACTCTTTTAAAAACTGCTTAAGTTTTTTGATGGATTGAGTTGTAATAAAAGAACGTCCATTTATATTATTAAACTTCCTATTTGCATTTGAAGATAAGCCGGCATCAGTACATACAACAAACTTGGATAGTTTGAAGTCTTCGATAATTTGCTTTTCTAAAGGCTTTAGAGTCACCTGCTCATTGGTATTGCCACTGTGAATGTTAAAAGCGAGAGGAATACCATCTCCATCCATAAACAAGCCCATTTCTACAATAGGGTTAGGACGGTTTTCTTTGGAGGGTCCATATTGTTTAAGGCCATCTTCTTGTTCAATCTCAAAAAAGTAGTTGGTACAGTCATAATAAAGAATTCGATCATTACGTTTAGAAACTGCTAGACTGTTTTTGTAAAGCTGTGATTGTATGAAATCGGATTCCTTAGCGACAACTTCTAAAGACCTGTAAATGTTCTGTAATTCAAAGTTTGGCTGTTCGAGAAGACGTTTAGAAGATTCAAAGGTGCAAAGCTTGGAAGAAGGAAAAAGAATTCTTCCGTAAATCAAACGAGAGAGAATACCGTTAAGGTCATAGGTGAACTTGTGCCTTGAAGAAATATCGTTACAAATCTTATGAAGCCCTAACTGGTAATAAATCTGTTGAAGAAAAAGATAGCCACCGTTGTAGGAACGTTGAATCTCTTTATCAATAAGCGTGGATTGCCTAAGCTTGATAATAACCTCACGTTTTGTTCTTTTTCTTGGCGATTAAGATCTTCGATATACTTTTTGGCCCACTCTATGGGATTAGCACCATTTAGCTTTTTTCTAAATCAGAATATCTGCCAAGTTTTTCGACGGTTCTAGTTTTTGTTTTCCATCAACATAAATAGTTTCTATGACATATAATAATTGAACATTTTAGAATTTACAACTTTCAGCCTCATAACAACACCTCCTAATACCCTATATTATATCATAGAACGTAGTAGAACGTAAATGAAAAGAGTAGAATTTGACAAAAAAATAAGCCTAAATAGGCTTGTTATAAGGTTTTCGCTGTTTTAGTTACTTCGGCAAGTGTCAAAGACCCGATTAAAATTTGCCATAGTAGACCAACCCTATTTTGAACTTAAGATGCCGGGAGAAGGTAAAAAGGAAGTTTTCAGACATATTAAGACTTTGTTACAAGCTCTAAAGGGTTTGAAGGTTTAACTCTAGTAGCATATAATGAGTATGAAGAACTATATAGAAAATGAGTTATGAGAGGTTAGCCCCAATAGGTCTAAGGTGTCAAAACTATATAGTTGAACTTTTACCCTCATGTTGTTTAGTAATATAGAAATGGAGCTGTTTGGCATTGGTTTTAATAAAAAAGATAATACCATCGTTAATTTGTCTGCTCATAGTGACCTTAGTCGTAATCGGTTGCAGCTCAAATAAAACTAATCCAAACACTTGGCTTAGTGTAGGTAATGCAGAAGTAGGTGAAGCAGAGGTTATGGTGTATCTGTTTCAGACTTATAATGATTTTTTAGCCTTTGGTGGCGAAGATGTTTGGGATATCAAGGATTTTAGCGGTGGAAAATCAGCCGATGAAGTGGCTAAACAAGGCGCTCTTGATAACCTTATTAAAGTGAAAGTTCTAAATCAAAAAGCTAAGGAACAGGGCATCATGACTTTATCAGAAAGTGAAGTCAATCTGCTGGAACAGGAAGCAAAAAATTATTATGATAGTCTACCTGAAAACTTTAAAACAAATCATGGGATTTCATTAGAAACAATATATGATGTCATTGAAGATAATTATAGGGCTAAAGGCTTGGAGAATCAAACCATAGAAAGCTATGAACTGGATCCTGGAGATGTTGAAGAAAAAGTTAGAGAAAATACGGAATATGTTAAGTTGAAAAGTGAAAAAGCAATCGATATTCTAACTTCTTACTATGTTCAGCATATCGTTGTCTATACCCATGAAAAGAACAGTGATGAGGTATGGGTAACCTTGGATGAAGAGAAAATAATACAAGCCCGGAGTAAGATTGAGGCTGCCTATGAAGCGGCAAATCAAGGTATACCTTTTGAAGACGTTCTAACAGAATACTCAGAAGATCCTTTAAGTGGTGCAGAGGATTTGGGCATCATGCTATCCAAATTTCAATTACCGGAAGACTTTATTGTTCACCTTCAAGAGGTCGATAAAGGCGAGATGACACCAATCATTGAAGGCGAATATGGTTTTCATATTTTTAAGTTGCTTTTTGTAGAGACACCGGATAAAGACACCATAGGAGAATATAACACTCAATTTGATGTGTGGGAAAAGTCTCTTTACGAAGAAGCACGAGCGAATTTATACAAAGAAGCTTTTGACACTATATACAGTAAATGGCTTCAAGGTGTAGCGATAGAACTAGGACCAAAATGGTTAGAACTTGACTTTTTAGAAGCCATAAAGAATTAATTCCAAGGCCTCTATATCTGTAAAACAGACAGGTTGGCGAAAGGATAATTATGATAAATATTGTAAAAAAAGGTGATACATATTCCTTTGAGGACTTACTTGAAGTTATGACCATACTGAGAAGTGAAGAAGGTTGTCCTTGGGACAGGGAACAGGACCATGTATCTATAAAAAATGCGGTTATCGAAGAAGCCTATGAATTGGTAGAAGCCATCAATAAGAATGATCTTTCTAATCTTAAAGAAGAACTTGGAGACTTGTTGTTACAAGTTGTTTTTCATAGCCAAATAGGTAAGGAAGCTGAGACATTTACGATTGATGAAGTGGTAGATGGTATAGTTCAGAAATTATTACGTCGACACCCTCATGTATTTGACACCGTTTTGGCAGAAGATAGTGAAACTGTCTTGGACCAGTGGGATAAGATTAAATTAGAGGAGAAATCGATTACAACGGTTACACAAGATCTAAGGCAAGTTCCTAAGGTCTTACCCGCTTTAATCAAAGCAGGAAAAGTTCAGAAGAAAGTGGGTAAAATCGGATTTGATTTTCCGGATTTTCATTCGGCATTTGGA from Petrocella atlantisensis includes:
- the mfd gene encoding transcription-repair coupling factor, which produces MNILNQPLEKLEAFHIAKEKLKYKETPIAIYGAIDSQKCHLVSALSDHPQKLIITYNDVRAREIYEDMMFFQEDVYIYPSKDIIFYSADVHSNDIVKERMRLFKQLIEQQKAVVVMSADALVDTLMPLDSIRESIIFCKQGEVLEMTGLGKRLIYMGYKRTEQVESRGQFTIRGGIIDIFPLTETEMVRIELWGDEIDSIRQVNMETQRSTIALEEVAIYPAREVVVSDASIHRAEKAVQKDYDKTKKYFLKGDPQYLERLERSFDDLIHKIKGEGNFNGIEGNLLYYEDAVASILDYFQEPVIYLDEPQRIKERLTNLFSEFNESMRSRYEKGYLLKDQVDVLFKEGQIIKKIENHAVVSLSTLNHKDALVHNTSKIEMLVRSVNPYHGSFELMIKDIKSWAENHYKILLLCASKTRATHMVELLKEQDIKAYTLYNTEMGLTSGSVAVSYGSMHKGFEYPHIQLVVLTETELVGKKQHKRPKKFKGGKKLSHFNELKQGDYVVHENHGVGVFKGIEKIEVDGIGKDFIKISYKDDGNLYIATTQLDAIQKYIGAEGKKPKLNKLGTGEWKATKERVKGAVEEIAKDLVALYAKREMAKGYRYDKDTVWQNEFEEMFPYEETDDQLTAIEDTKRDMESSRIMDRLICGDVGYGKTEVAIRAAFKAIQENKQVAYLVPTTILAQQQYNNFVQRMKDFPVKVEMLSRFRTAKEQKKIIEGLRRGLIDVVIGTHRLVSKDVVFKDLGLLIVDEEQRFGVKHKEAIKSMKETVDVLTLTATPIPRTLHMSLIGIRDMSVLEDPPEERHPIQTYVLEHNEALIKDAIYRELARGGQVYYVYNRVKEIDEVANQIAKEVPEASVAYAHGQMSERELENIMFDFINGNIDVLVATTIIETGLDISNVNTMIIHNADRMGLSQLYQLRGRVGRSNRVAYAYLMYKRDKVLKEIAEKRLEAIREFTEFGAGFKIAMRDLEIRGAGNLLGAKQHGHMDAVGYDLYCKLLEKEVRKLKNDLDTEESFETLIDINVDAYIPVTYIKDEVRKIEAYKKIATIESEADYLDIQDELMDRFGELPKPVMNLLEIGYIKGLAHDIGILAIMDKGDTCVFEIKKDAKINPSGIPDLIKSYGRSLKFAIVDQPYFELKMPGEGKKEVFRHIKTLLQALKGLKV
- a CDS encoding peptidylprolyl isomerase, translating into MTLVVIGCSSNKTNPNTWLSVGNAEVGEAEVMVYLFQTYNDFLAFGGEDVWDIKDFSGGKSADEVAKQGALDNLIKVKVLNQKAKEQGIMTLSESEVNLLEQEAKNYYDSLPENFKTNHGISLETIYDVIEDNYRAKGLENQTIESYELDPGDVEEKVRENTEYVKLKSEKAIDILTSYYVQHIVVYTHEKNSDEVWVTLDEEKIIQARSKIEAAYEAANQGIPFEDVLTEYSEDPLSGAEDLGIMLSKFQLPEDFIVHLQEVDKGEMTPIIEGEYGFHIFKLLFVETPDKDTIGEYNTQFDVWEKSLYEEARANLYKEAFDTIYSKWLQGVAIELGPKWLELDFLEAIKN
- the mazG gene encoding nucleoside triphosphate pyrophosphohydrolase; amino-acid sequence: MINIVKKGDTYSFEDLLEVMTILRSEEGCPWDREQDHVSIKNAVIEEAYELVEAINKNDLSNLKEELGDLLLQVVFHSQIGKEAETFTIDEVVDGIVQKLLRRHPHVFDTVLAEDSETVLDQWDKIKLEEKSITTVTQDLRQVPKVLPALIKAGKVQKKVGKIGFDFPDFHSAFGKLTEEAQELMEAYENKDLKAIEEELGDLLFSVVNISRFLGLNPENALTNALEKFINRFEGIENLAVSRGQDIRQMDLTQMDALWSEVKKDE